In Planctomycetota bacterium, a single window of DNA contains:
- a CDS encoding UbiA family prenyltransferase, producing MTQIDPLARPAHDPTADAPPRGGLRAWIKLARPHQWAKSAFVVVGPVFAYADGNIRDSALLWAAGAAAGAFSLASSASYIVNDVLDAPHDRMHPRKRRRPVASGAIAPGAALAGAGVLAALALVCLVFVPAAFRFWTGAAVVVYVANVMAYSLWLKHRVIADVVCLSMGFVIRVLGGCAAVGISPTTWLLNVTFFIAMFLAFGKRLGERRSMGGEAAAAARKVQAGYTDDMLRLAVVVTGVVALVAYAGYVLSQDAKYTFGFNLLWVTILPATYGLLRAIVLLERGTYDDPTEMVIRDRGFLAAAGAFGACVAALMAARHLGLIGVPPPEVLVPAI from the coding sequence ATGACGCAGATCGACCCGCTGGCACGCCCGGCGCACGACCCGACCGCCGATGCGCCCCCGCGGGGGGGCCTGCGCGCCTGGATCAAGCTCGCCCGTCCTCATCAGTGGGCCAAGAGCGCGTTCGTCGTGGTCGGTCCGGTGTTCGCCTACGCCGACGGTAACATCCGGGATTCGGCGCTCCTGTGGGCCGCGGGGGCCGCGGCGGGCGCGTTCTCGCTCGCGTCCAGCGCCTCGTACATCGTGAACGACGTGCTCGACGCGCCGCACGACCGCATGCACCCGCGCAAGCGCCGACGCCCGGTGGCGAGCGGGGCGATCGCGCCGGGGGCCGCGCTCGCCGGCGCGGGGGTGCTGGCGGCCCTGGCGCTCGTCTGCCTGGTGTTCGTGCCGGCGGCGTTCCGGTTCTGGACCGGGGCGGCGGTCGTCGTGTACGTCGCGAACGTCATGGCCTACTCGCTGTGGCTCAAGCACCGCGTGATCGCCGACGTCGTGTGCCTTTCCATGGGATTCGTCATCCGCGTGCTGGGCGGGTGCGCGGCGGTGGGCATCTCGCCCACGACGTGGCTGCTCAACGTCACGTTCTTCATCGCCATGTTCCTCGCGTTCGGGAAGCGCCTCGGCGAGCGGCGATCGATGGGGGGTGAGGCGGCGGCGGCGGCCCGGAAGGTGCAGGCCGGGTACACCGACGACATGCTCCGCCTCGCGGTGGTCGTGACGGGCGTCGTCGCGCTCGTGGCGTACGCCGGGTACGTGCTCTCGCAGGACGCCAAGTACACGTTCGGGTTCAACCTGCTGTGGGTCACCATCCTGCCGGCAACCTACGGGCTGCTGCGCGCGATCGTGCTGCTGGAGCGCGGCACGTACGACGACCCGACCGAGATGGTCATCCGCGACCGGGGGTTCCTCGCGGCGGCGGGCGCCTTCGGCGCGTGCGTGGCGGCGCTGATGGCCGCCCGGCACCTCGGGCTCATCGGCGTCCCGCCACCCGAGGTCCTTGTGCCGGCCATCTGA
- a CDS encoding diacylglycerol kinase family protein, whose protein sequence is MRVVLVGNPKSGRGRAARVLEETAHALRTAGHECTVLTDLCATDGPCSAWAGGGDAVVVAGGDGTIHSLLPALRNESVGIHHAPLGTENLFAREFGMRADGAFVARAAKKGVFDRVDLGLIRHAEAEIPFAIMCSIGPDAGVIRRLHAVRNGPISHASYAMPVMRETFRPALPRLTIEADGRTLCDAERGLLVVANMRQYALRADPAWRADPRDGLLDLVFMPCASALGAGVRLLEARLRRHRRDVLHVRASTVRVRTLDDAPVQVDGECLQLAPGGLDISFGVAPLALRVLMPDQGATVVAGAAASGGVAALRATV, encoded by the coding sequence ATGCGCGTGGTCCTGGTGGGGAATCCGAAGTCCGGGCGTGGGCGTGCCGCCCGCGTGCTCGAGGAAACCGCGCACGCGCTGCGGACCGCCGGGCACGAGTGCACGGTGCTGACCGACCTCTGCGCGACCGACGGCCCGTGCTCGGCCTGGGCCGGCGGGGGCGACGCGGTGGTCGTCGCCGGGGGCGACGGCACGATCCACTCGCTCCTCCCGGCCTTGCGGAACGAATCGGTCGGCATCCACCACGCCCCGCTGGGCACCGAGAACCTCTTCGCGCGCGAGTTTGGCATGCGTGCGGACGGGGCGTTCGTCGCCCGGGCCGCCAAGAAGGGCGTCTTCGACCGCGTTGACCTGGGCCTCATCCGACACGCCGAGGCCGAGATTCCCTTCGCCATCATGTGCAGCATCGGGCCCGACGCGGGCGTGATCCGGCGTCTGCACGCCGTCCGCAACGGCCCGATCTCGCACGCGTCCTACGCCATGCCGGTGATGCGCGAGACCTTCCGCCCGGCGCTCCCGCGCCTCACCATCGAGGCCGACGGTCGCACGCTGTGCGACGCGGAACGAGGCCTGCTGGTCGTCGCGAACATGCGCCAGTACGCGCTCCGCGCCGACCCGGCGTGGCGCGCCGACCCCCGCGACGGGCTGCTCGACCTCGTGTTCATGCCCTGCGCCAGCGCGCTGGGCGCGGGCGTCCGCCTGCTCGAGGCGCGCCTCCGCCGGCATCGGCGCGACGTGCTCCACGTCCGGGCGAGCACCGTCCGCGTGCGCACCCTCGACGACGCCCCCGTGCAGGTCGACGGCGAGTGCCTCCAGCTCGCCCCGGGCGGGCTCGACATCTCGTTCGGCGTCGCGCCCCTCGCGCTGCGCGTGCTCATGCCCGATCAGGGCGCGACGGTCGTCGCGGGCGCCGCGGCGTCCGGCGGCGTCGCCGCCTTGCGGGCCACCGTGTAG
- the gmk gene encoding guanylate kinase, which yields MSHRRLPTDTDDGLLLIISGPSGVGKTTITRGVERSIPDAVFSVSWTTRAPTPADVEGVDYHFVSDDAFEQMRREDGFLESAGVYGKKYGTPRAWVFEQLARGRVVILEIDVQGAIQVKQRVADAFAVFILPPSEDVLLSRLRERKREGEEQIQKRFAAARREIAQARESGVYNVFVVNERLEEAIGLCLRHVDEARAARRAGGPSAGHSPA from the coding sequence ATGTCGCACCGACGCCTTCCCACCGACACCGACGACGGGCTCCTGCTGATCATCAGCGGGCCCAGCGGCGTGGGAAAAACCACCATCACCCGCGGCGTCGAGCGGTCGATCCCCGACGCGGTCTTCTCGGTCTCGTGGACGACCCGTGCCCCCACCCCCGCCGATGTCGAGGGCGTCGACTACCACTTTGTCTCCGACGACGCCTTCGAGCAGATGCGCCGCGAGGACGGGTTTCTCGAGTCCGCCGGGGTCTACGGCAAGAAGTACGGCACGCCCCGCGCGTGGGTCTTCGAGCAGCTCGCGCGCGGACGCGTCGTCATCCTCGAGATCGACGTGCAGGGCGCGATCCAGGTGAAGCAGCGCGTGGCCGACGCGTTCGCCGTGTTCATCCTGCCCCCCTCCGAGGACGTGCTCCTCTCGCGCCTCCGTGAACGCAAGCGCGAGGGCGAAGAGCAGATCCAGAAGCGGTTCGCGGCGGCGCGGCGCGAGATCGCCCAGGCCCGAGAGTCCGGCGTGTACAACGTCTTCGTCGTCAACGAACGCCTCGAGGAGGCGATCGGGCTCTGCCTGCGCCACGTGGATGAGGCCCGCGCCGCCCGGCGCGCCGGCGGCCCGTCCGCGGGGCATTCCCCCGCCTAG
- a CDS encoding zinc-dependent metalloprotease, whose protein sequence is MTMRRAWTLAAAMTAVCGCAGGVLAQEGTEKKDDFKPWAEVSKDYSQVVSTAGGESSLYGVWKRDKDGQMLAELPRNWSSQRHFIAMTVPTGEVFAGLQAQDMYVYWKRFDKRMALVMPNVEVRSTGDKESKDSIKNHFVDRVIIDVPIVAMGPSGQPVIDLDELLVQNATTFYGAMAQGLNSRLVTLDSVKAFPENVEVTFTAPAAGGRLKSFHYSISLIKDDPEYKPRAADERVGYFTTEYRDLGKFQDDKVSTRYINRWKLEKADPNLKLSPPKEPIIYYVEHTVPTRYRRWVKDGTLYWNAAFEKVGIRDAVEVYYQDKTTGAHMDKDPEDVRYNFIRWLSNDIGTAIGPSRAHPITGQILDADIVLTDGWIRHFWYQANEYAPSIAMEGMSPETLAWLESRPQWDPRVRLAPPSQRERIMHERLMDRARRGVTAYGGAGVPMTDVSVSNSPELRAISDVLGPRYGLCMASEGMARDMAVMGLYLDVAGLLDDPPSGGKDGDKADKKDKKDEPDRLDGIPEWFVGPALAHLTVHEVGHTLGLRHNFKASAQYTFAEINSEAMKGKPYIASVMDYTPVNINMDDKLVQGDHHMIGVGKYDMWAIEYGYTLGDTKDVLKRVGEPGHEYLTDEDTGGPDPLARRYDFGKDPLTYAKNLLRLAEYSRGRILDSFVKDGEPWSKARRGYEITLNTQSTAVNIMANWIGGAHVNRDRKGDKDARPPLEPVSAGAQRDALEFVIDYTFRDEAFGLTPELLTKMVVNKDENASADPAWAVHDRISGIQASVLTQLMNPGKLRRVYDNEFFTPADQDQLTLPELLNTVSDAVWTELDKGVTQKYTPRKPMISSLRRALQREHAERLIDLTLDSGYNVANKAIANLATDKLREIQSKVTKTLDKGDSNIDPYTKAHLSELKLRITKALDASYIYNAQAGGAADFPFWLFMGQQQPAPAAPAPASGE, encoded by the coding sequence ATGACGATGCGCCGAGCGTGGACGTTGGCCGCCGCGATGACCGCGGTGTGCGGGTGTGCCGGGGGCGTGCTCGCCCAGGAGGGCACCGAGAAAAAGGACGACTTCAAGCCCTGGGCCGAGGTGTCCAAGGACTACTCGCAGGTGGTCTCGACCGCCGGGGGCGAGTCGAGCCTGTACGGCGTGTGGAAGCGCGACAAGGACGGGCAGATGCTCGCCGAACTCCCGCGCAACTGGTCGAGCCAGCGCCACTTCATCGCGATGACCGTGCCGACCGGCGAGGTCTTCGCCGGGCTGCAGGCCCAGGACATGTACGTGTACTGGAAGCGCTTCGACAAGCGCATGGCGCTGGTGATGCCCAACGTCGAGGTGCGCTCCACGGGCGACAAGGAGAGCAAGGACTCGATCAAGAACCACTTCGTGGATCGCGTGATCATCGACGTGCCGATCGTGGCGATGGGCCCGAGCGGGCAGCCGGTGATCGACCTGGACGAGCTGCTCGTGCAGAACGCGACGACGTTCTACGGCGCCATGGCGCAGGGCCTCAACTCGCGCCTCGTCACGCTCGACTCGGTGAAGGCCTTCCCGGAGAACGTCGAGGTGACGTTCACGGCGCCCGCGGCGGGCGGACGCCTCAAGAGCTTCCACTACTCGATCTCGCTCATCAAGGACGACCCGGAGTACAAGCCCCGCGCCGCCGACGAGCGCGTCGGGTACTTCACGACCGAGTACCGCGACCTGGGCAAGTTCCAGGACGACAAGGTCAGCACCCGCTACATCAACCGCTGGAAGCTCGAGAAGGCCGATCCCAACCTCAAGCTCAGCCCGCCCAAGGAACCCATCATCTACTACGTCGAGCACACCGTGCCGACGCGGTACCGGCGCTGGGTGAAGGACGGCACGCTGTACTGGAACGCGGCGTTCGAGAAGGTCGGCATCCGCGACGCCGTCGAGGTGTACTACCAGGACAAGACGACCGGGGCCCACATGGACAAGGACCCCGAGGACGTGCGGTACAACTTCATCCGCTGGCTGAGCAACGACATCGGGACGGCCATCGGGCCGAGCCGCGCCCACCCGATCACCGGGCAGATCCTCGACGCCGACATCGTGCTGACAGACGGCTGGATCCGGCACTTCTGGTACCAGGCCAACGAGTACGCCCCGAGCATCGCGATGGAGGGCATGAGCCCCGAGACGCTCGCGTGGCTCGAGAGCCGCCCCCAGTGGGACCCGCGCGTCCGCCTGGCGCCCCCCTCGCAGCGTGAGCGCATCATGCACGAACGCCTGATGGACCGCGCCCGCCGGGGCGTGACGGCGTACGGCGGGGCGGGCGTGCCCATGACCGACGTCAGCGTGTCGAACTCGCCCGAACTGCGGGCGATCAGCGACGTCCTGGGCCCCCGCTACGGGCTGTGCATGGCGAGCGAGGGCATGGCGCGCGACATGGCCGTCATGGGCCTGTACCTCGACGTCGCCGGGCTGCTCGACGACCCGCCCAGCGGCGGGAAGGACGGCGACAAGGCCGACAAGAAGGACAAGAAGGACGAGCCCGACCGCCTGGACGGGATCCCCGAGTGGTTCGTCGGGCCGGCGCTGGCGCACCTGACGGTGCACGAGGTCGGGCACACGCTGGGCCTGCGCCACAACTTCAAGGCGTCCGCGCAGTACACCTTCGCCGAGATCAACAGCGAGGCGATGAAGGGCAAGCCCTACATCGCGTCGGTGATGGACTACACGCCCGTGAACATCAACATGGACGACAAGCTCGTCCAGGGCGACCACCACATGATCGGCGTGGGCAAGTACGACATGTGGGCGATCGAGTACGGCTACACCCTGGGCGACACCAAGGACGTGCTGAAGCGCGTGGGCGAGCCCGGGCACGAGTACCTGACGGACGAGGACACGGGCGGGCCCGACCCGCTGGCCCGCCGGTACGACTTCGGCAAGGACCCGCTCACCTACGCCAAGAACCTGCTCAGGCTGGCCGAGTACTCGCGCGGGCGGATCCTCGACTCGTTCGTCAAGGACGGGGAGCCGTGGAGCAAGGCCCGTCGCGGGTACGAGATCACGCTCAACACGCAGAGCACCGCCGTGAACATCATGGCGAACTGGATCGGCGGGGCGCACGTGAACCGCGATCGCAAGGGCGACAAGGACGCGCGCCCGCCGCTGGAGCCCGTCTCGGCCGGGGCGCAGCGCGACGCGCTGGAGTTCGTCATCGACTACACCTTCCGCGACGAGGCGTTCGGGCTCACGCCCGAGCTGCTCACGAAGATGGTGGTGAACAAGGACGAGAACGCCAGCGCCGACCCCGCCTGGGCGGTGCACGACCGCATCTCGGGCATCCAGGCGAGCGTGCTCACGCAGCTCATGAACCCCGGCAAGCTCCGGCGCGTGTACGACAACGAGTTCTTCACCCCCGCCGACCAGGACCAACTCACCCTCCCCGAACTGCTGAACACCGTCAGCGACGCGGTGTGGACCGAGCTCGACAAGGGCGTGACGCAGAAGTACACCCCCCGCAAGCCGATGATCTCCAGCCTCCGGCGCGCCCTGCAGCGCGAGCACGCCGAACGCCTCATCGACCTCACGCTCGACTCGGGGTACAACGTCGCCAACAAGGCCATCGCCAACCTCGCCACCGACAAGCTCCGCGAGATCCAGTCCAAGGTCACCAAGACGCTCGACAAGGGCGACTCGAACATCGATCCCTACACCAAGGCGCACCTCTCGGAACTCAAGCTCCGCATCACCAAGGCGCTCGACGCCTCGTACATCTACAACGCCCAGGCCGGCGGCGCCGCCGACTTCCCCTTCTGGCTCTTCATGGGGCAGCAGCAGCCCGCCCCGGCCGCTCCCGCGCCCGCCTCGGGCGAGTAA
- a CDS encoding class I SAM-dependent methyltransferase, which yields MLGRLMRAMHAPVYRRRLEVLVREILPALRPNDRVLDVGCGNGTLGRALLDAPGAPPGLVVEGLERVRRGNEPIAVHAYDGGAIPFAARAYDVLIVADVLHHERAPEALLRECARVAGRLVIVKDHRVEGWFSQARVSFMDWAANAPYGVPCLYEYPSRAGWTERARRSGLRAERELHRMDLYPPGWNLVFGGRLQYMAFLTPESQAPAGINAPADVTAARGEAVRA from the coding sequence ATGCTGGGCCGACTCATGCGAGCGATGCACGCGCCGGTCTACCGCCGACGGCTCGAGGTGCTCGTGCGGGAGATTCTCCCCGCCCTGCGCCCGAACGACCGCGTGCTCGACGTCGGGTGCGGGAACGGCACGCTGGGGCGGGCGCTGCTCGACGCCCCGGGCGCGCCGCCCGGGCTGGTGGTCGAGGGTCTGGAACGCGTCCGCCGGGGGAACGAGCCGATCGCCGTGCATGCGTACGACGGCGGGGCCATCCCGTTCGCCGCCCGCGCGTACGACGTGCTCATCGTCGCCGACGTGCTGCACCACGAGCGCGCGCCCGAGGCGCTCCTGCGCGAGTGTGCGCGGGTGGCGGGGCGGCTCGTCATCGTCAAGGACCATCGCGTCGAGGGGTGGTTCTCCCAGGCGCGAGTGTCGTTCATGGACTGGGCGGCGAACGCGCCGTACGGCGTGCCGTGCCTGTACGAATACCCGTCGCGGGCCGGCTGGACCGAGCGGGCACGCCGCTCCGGGCTGCGGGCGGAGCGCGAACTGCACCGCATGGACCTCTACCCGCCGGGCTGGAACCTCGTGTTCGGCGGCCGGTTGCAGTACATGGCGTTCCTGACGCCCGAATCGCAAGCGCCCGCGGGCATCAACGCGCCCGCGGACGTGACGGCGGCCCGGGGCGAGGCGGTGCGGGCATGA
- a CDS encoding tetratricopeptide repeat protein, with amino-acid sequence MSRAAAAIQNAIALFEGGKAEQAKATLRQTLQRAPQDAQANKVLAMIHGALHEDEQAYVFIARAALAAPNDAEIQFMLGNVCTILRRYKDGVRAYTAAAKLNPANLEAHDGLGKCLLGLGEYDRSMEAYEAGLRVAPDNPDLYFRMGVSLALIGRIDAALRVAERGLARIPGDASLLEFLAYYRNFADGVDPIAHRDEHAALGRTLPAAPAAPFANVRDPERPLRVAFLSADFYFHACAFFLLGPLREFDRARLVPYLYALPTRDDEFTARFRTLGEWRDCNGRTPDEIAAMMHADAIDVVVECCGWTERRVMHAAARRLAPVQCTYLGYPNTTGLASVGHRLVDAVTDPAPIADAHCTERLARLPGCFLCYQPPPEAPAQFDPTPPSASPGAAGVTFGSFNRVMKVGPTAVATWARILREVPGSTLLIKIQVAADEVAPAFAARFAEHGVDPARIRSAPWSKKPGEHFPNYRLMDIALDSFPYNGTTTTCECTWMGVPVVALAGDTHRARVGASLLATLGSPELIAPTPDEYVRIAVDLARDPARLAAYHATSRQRMAASPLVDASGFARRFEGTLRELWREWCRSGA; translated from the coding sequence GTGTCGCGAGCCGCCGCTGCCATCCAGAACGCCATCGCGCTCTTCGAGGGCGGGAAGGCCGAGCAGGCGAAGGCGACGCTCCGCCAGACGCTGCAGCGCGCGCCGCAGGACGCGCAGGCGAACAAGGTGCTGGCGATGATCCACGGCGCGCTGCACGAGGACGAGCAGGCGTACGTGTTCATCGCGCGGGCCGCCCTCGCGGCGCCGAACGACGCCGAGATCCAGTTCATGCTGGGCAACGTGTGCACGATCCTGCGCCGGTACAAGGACGGCGTGCGGGCGTACACCGCCGCGGCGAAGCTGAACCCCGCCAACCTGGAGGCGCACGACGGGCTGGGCAAGTGCCTCTTGGGGCTGGGCGAGTACGACCGCTCGATGGAGGCGTACGAGGCGGGGCTCAGGGTCGCGCCCGACAACCCGGACCTCTACTTCCGCATGGGCGTGTCGCTCGCGCTGATCGGGCGGATCGACGCGGCCCTGCGCGTCGCCGAGCGCGGGCTGGCGCGCATCCCCGGCGACGCCTCGCTGCTGGAGTTCCTCGCGTACTACCGCAACTTCGCCGACGGCGTCGACCCCATCGCGCACCGCGACGAGCACGCCGCGCTGGGGCGCACGCTGCCCGCCGCCCCCGCGGCGCCCTTCGCGAACGTGCGCGATCCGGAGCGTCCGCTGCGCGTGGCGTTCCTCTCGGCGGACTTCTACTTCCACGCGTGCGCGTTCTTCCTGCTGGGCCCGCTGCGCGAGTTCGACCGGGCCCGCCTTGTGCCGTACCTGTACGCGCTGCCCACGCGCGACGACGAGTTCACCGCGCGGTTCCGCACGCTGGGCGAGTGGCGCGACTGCAACGGGCGCACGCCCGACGAGATCGCCGCCATGATGCACGCCGACGCGATCGACGTGGTCGTCGAGTGCTGCGGCTGGACGGAACGCCGCGTGATGCACGCCGCGGCCCGGCGCCTGGCGCCCGTGCAGTGCACGTACCTGGGCTACCCGAACACGACGGGGCTGGCGAGCGTGGGGCACCGGCTCGTCGACGCCGTCACCGACCCCGCGCCGATCGCCGACGCGCACTGCACGGAGCGTCTCGCGCGGCTGCCGGGGTGCTTCCTGTGCTACCAGCCCCCGCCCGAGGCGCCGGCGCAGTTCGACCCCACGCCGCCGAGCGCGAGCCCCGGGGCAGCGGGTGTCACGTTCGGCTCGTTCAACCGCGTGATGAAGGTCGGCCCGACGGCCGTCGCGACGTGGGCCCGCATCCTGCGCGAGGTGCCCGGCAGCACGCTGCTGATCAAGATCCAGGTGGCGGCCGACGAGGTGGCCCCGGCGTTCGCCGCCCGCTTCGCGGAGCACGGCGTTGATCCCGCGCGCATCCGCAGCGCGCCGTGGTCGAAGAAGCCCGGCGAGCACTTCCCCAACTACCGCCTCATGGACATCGCGCTCGACAGCTTCCCGTACAACGGCACGACGACCACGTGCGAGTGCACGTGGATGGGCGTGCCCGTCGTGGCGCTCGCGGGCGACACCCACCGCGCCCGCGTCGGGGCGTCGCTGCTCGCGACGCTGGGCTCGCCCGAACTCATCGCCCCCACGCCCGACGAGTACGTGCGCATCGCGGTCGATCTGGCGCGCGATCCGGCGCGCCTGGCGGCGTACCACGCGACGTCTCGCCAGCGCATGGCCGCGTCGCCCTTGGTCGATGCGTCGGGCTTTGCGCGCCGGTTCGAGGGCACGCTGCGGGAGCTCTGGCGCGAGTGGTGCCGGAGCGGGGCCTAG
- a CDS encoding tetratricopeptide repeat protein: MSQILAKVQQAEQLLRDGKAPEALAIAQRLLPKGPGDPGLNSLMASILLRMGRYEQAEYYAGRALQAEPASAPLMVALATVLHARQKPADALALLRRAVETDPDDPGACLALANALMDGHDSPAAAALLERALARRADPQLSVSYAGALLTMGKIEETVAFTREAIRLYPDEPMLVAGLPVALTYQYGADPAEIASTHRAYAALLRRQRPPGLRFEHTAPRDPERRLRVGVVSPDLRQHSVSFFVEPFFERHDRSRIELIAYSTTRSPDRVTNRLRPHASLWRDCPNLTDIELARLMHADRLDIALDLAGHTLGNNLPAFALRPAPVQATYCGYPDTTGLSEIDYRIVDSLTDPPTPEVDAHAAERLCRLDPCFLCYRPLEGAPAPSRDAAFPGPVFGSFNASRKINRGLIALWTRLLTRVPGSTLILKSFDFASRGAADRIREEFVRLGVDAARLAFLAATPTLADHLALYARMDVALDAFPYHGTTTTCEALWMGVPVVTLAGRTHAGRVGVSLLTNAGAPELIAHSEDAYVDLASSLVADAPRLASYRSTLREKLRGSPVCDAAAFAARFDGALRAMWRGYCAGA; the protein is encoded by the coding sequence ATGAGCCAGATCCTCGCGAAGGTGCAGCAGGCCGAGCAGTTGCTCCGCGACGGCAAGGCGCCCGAGGCGCTGGCGATCGCGCAGCGCCTGCTGCCCAAGGGACCGGGCGACCCCGGGCTGAACAGCCTGATGGCGTCGATCCTGCTGCGCATGGGGCGGTACGAGCAGGCGGAGTATTACGCGGGGCGCGCCCTGCAGGCCGAGCCCGCGAGCGCGCCGCTCATGGTCGCGCTCGCCACGGTGCTGCACGCGCGCCAGAAGCCGGCCGACGCGCTGGCGCTGCTGCGCCGGGCGGTCGAGACAGATCCCGACGATCCCGGCGCGTGCCTGGCGCTGGCGAACGCGCTGATGGACGGGCACGACTCGCCGGCGGCGGCGGCGCTGCTCGAGCGTGCGCTCGCCCGCCGCGCCGACCCGCAACTGAGCGTGTCGTACGCGGGCGCGCTGCTGACGATGGGCAAGATCGAAGAGACGGTCGCGTTCACGCGCGAGGCCATCCGGCTGTACCCCGACGAGCCGATGCTCGTCGCCGGGCTGCCCGTGGCGCTGACGTACCAGTACGGCGCCGACCCCGCGGAGATCGCGTCGACGCACCGGGCGTACGCCGCCCTGCTGCGCCGCCAGCGCCCGCCCGGGCTGCGCTTCGAGCACACGGCCCCGCGCGATCCGGAGAGGCGCCTGCGGGTGGGCGTCGTCTCGCCGGACCTGCGCCAGCACTCGGTCTCGTTCTTTGTCGAGCCCTTCTTCGAGCGTCACGACCGGTCGCGCATTGAACTGATCGCGTACTCGACGACGCGTTCGCCCGACCGCGTGACGAATCGCCTGCGCCCGCACGCGTCGCTGTGGCGCGACTGCCCGAACCTCACGGACATCGAGCTCGCGCGCCTCATGCACGCCGACCGGCTCGACATCGCCCTGGACCTCGCGGGGCACACGCTGGGCAACAACCTGCCGGCGTTCGCGCTCCGCCCCGCGCCCGTGCAGGCGACGTACTGCGGCTACCCCGACACCACGGGCCTGTCGGAGATCGACTACCGCATCGTCGATTCCCTCACCGACCCGCCCACGCCCGAGGTCGACGCGCACGCGGCCGAGCGGCTGTGCCGGCTCGACCCGTGCTTCCTGTGCTATCGCCCGCTGGAAGGTGCGCCCGCGCCATCGCGCGATGCCGCGTTTCCCGGGCCCGTCTTCGGCAGTTTCAACGCGAGCCGCAAGATCAACCGCGGACTCATCGCGCTGTGGACGCGCCTGCTGACGCGCGTGCCGGGTTCGACGCTGATCCTGAAGAGCTTCGACTTCGCGTCGCGCGGGGCGGCGGACCGCATCCGCGAGGAGTTCGTGCGCCTGGGCGTCGACGCCGCACGCCTCGCGTTCCTCGCGGCGACGCCGACGCTGGCCGACCACCTGGCGCTCTACGCGCGCATGGACGTCGCGCTCGACGCGTTCCCGTACCACGGCACGACGACGACGTGCGAGGCGCTCTGGATGGGCGTGCCGGTGGTGACGCTCGCGGGGCGCACGCACGCGGGGCGGGTGGGCGTGTCGCTGCTCACGAACGCGGGCGCGCCCGAGTTGATCGCGCACAGCGAAGACGCGTACGTCGACCTCGCTTCGTCGCTGGTGGCAGATGCCCCGCGGCTCGCGTCGTACCGATCCACGCTGCGCGAGAAGCTGCGCGGATCGCCCGTGTGCGACGCGGCCGCGTTCGCGGCACGCTTCGATGGGGCGCTGCGCGCGATGTGGCGGGGGTACTGCGCGGGGGCGTGA